A genomic window from Dama dama isolate Ldn47 chromosome 6, ASM3311817v1, whole genome shotgun sequence includes:
- the DOK7 gene encoding protein Dok-7 isoform X2 gives MTEAALVEGQVKLRDGKKWKTRWLVLRKPSPVAGAGVFFLSSAEGDQISFLFDCIVRGISPTKGPFGLRPVLPDPSPGGPALEERVAQEALEALQLEKRLSLLSHSGRPGSGGDDRSVSSSSSEASHSDVSASSRLTPWPEPSSSSASTSQEGPGLAAAQAPGDAASGAARAAPKPLRPRQLQEVGRQSSSDSGIATGSHSSYSGSFSSCAGSSLDVWRAGDELGSLLSLPAAGAPEPGLCACPPGAAEYQVPAAPRPHYDTPRSLRQAPRDQPPAAPGSPDGGAARDSGCPPGWPGERRRGPAPEAASAGAGEPWEAGVPHAGPPPALFSACPVCGGLKVKPPP, from the exons ATGACCGAGGCGGCGCTGGTGGAGGGCCAGGTCAAGCTGCGGGACGGCAAGAAG TGGAAGACTAGGTGGCTGGTGCTGCGCAAGCCGTCGCCGGTGGCAG GGGCCGGGGTGTTCTTCCTGTCCTCCGCCGAGGGAGACCAGATCAGCTTTCTGTTCGACTGCATTGTCCGAGGCATCTCGCCCACCAAGGGCCCCTTTGGGCTGCGGCCTGTTCTTCCAG ACCCGAGCCCTGGGGGCCCTGCCCTGGAGGAAAGGGTGGCGCAGGAGGCCCTGGAAGCCCTGCAGCTGGAGAAGCGGCTCAGCCTCCTCTCTCACTCCGGCCGGCCGGGCAGCGGAG GGGACGACCGCAGCGTGTCCAGCTCGTCGTCAGAGGCCAGCCACTCGGACGTCAGCGCCAGCAGCCGGCTCACGCCGTGGCCGGAGCCGTCCTCGTCCTCGGCCAGCACGTCGCAGGAGGGCCCCGGGCTGGCGGCCGCCCAGGCCCCTGGGGACGCCGCGTCTGGCGCTGCCAGGGCCGCCCCAAAGCCACTGCGGCCGCGGCAGCTGCAGGAGGTCGGCCGCCAGAGCTCCTCGGACAGCGGCATCGCCACTGGCAGCCACTCCTCCTACTCCGGCAGCTTCTCGTCGTGCGCGGGCAGCAGCCTGGACGTGTGGCGGGCCGGCGACGAGCTCGGCTCCCTGCTCAGCCTGCCGGCGGCGGGGGCCCCAGAGCCCGGCCTGTGCGCCTGCCCACCCGGGGCAGCCGAGTACCAGGTGCCGGCCGCCCCGCGGCCGCACTACGACACGCCCCGCAGCCTGCGCCAGGCGCCCCGGGACCAGCCCCCCGCCGCGCCGGGCAGCCCCGACGGGGGCGCCGCCCGGGACTCAGGGTGTCCCCCTGGCTGGCCTGGCGAGAGACGGCGGGGACCGGCGCCAGAGGCGGCATCGGCGGGGGCCGGCGAGCCCTGGGAAGCGGGCGTCCCCCACGCCGGGCCCCCTCCCGCGCTCTTTTCCGCGTGTCCCGTCTGCGGAGGACTGAAGGTAAAGCCCCCTCCCTGA
- the DOK7 gene encoding protein Dok-7 isoform X1 — protein sequence MTEAALVEGQVKLRDGKKWKTRWLVLRKPSPVADCLLMLAYKDKSERAKGLRERSSLTLEDICGLEPGLPYEGLAHTLAIVCLSQAVMLGFDSREAMCAWDARIRYALGEVHRFPVIVAPGTKLESGPATLHLCNDILVVARDVPPAVAGQWKLSDLRRYGAVPNGFIFEGGTRCGFWAGVFFLSSAEGDQISFLFDCIVRGISPTKGPFGLRPVLPDPSPGGPALEERVAQEALEALQLEKRLSLLSHSGRPGSGGDDRSVSSSSSEASHSDVSASSRLTPWPEPSSSSASTSQEGPGLAAAQAPGDAASGAARAAPKPLRPRQLQEVGRQSSSDSGIATGSHSSYSGSFSSCAGSSLDVWRAGDELGSLLSLPAAGAPEPGLCACPPGAAEYQVPAAPRPHYDTPRSLRQAPRDQPPAAPGSPDGGAARDSGCPPGWPGERRRGPAPEAASAGAGEPWEAGVPHAGPPPALFSACPVCGGLKVKPPP from the exons ATGACCGAGGCGGCGCTGGTGGAGGGCCAGGTCAAGCTGCGGGACGGCAAGAAG TGGAAGACTAGGTGGCTGGTGCTGCGCAAGCCGTCGCCGGTGGCAG ACTGCCTGCTGATGCTGGCCTACAAAGACAAGTCAGAGCGCGCCAAGGGGCTTCGGGAGCGTAGCAGCCTGACGCTGGAGGACATCTGCGGGCTGGAGCCCGGCCTGCCCTACGAGGGCCTGGCCCACACGCTGGCCATCGTCTGCCTGTCGCAGGCCGTCATGCTGGGCTTCGACAGCCGTGAGGCTATGTGCGCCTGGGACGCCCGGATCCGCTATGCGCTGGGTGAGG tgCACAGGTTCCCCGTGATCGTGGCTCCGGGCACCAAGCTGGAGAGCGGCCCCGCCACCCTGCACCTCTGCAACGACATCCTCGTGGTGGCCAGGGACGTCCCCCCGGCCGTGGCGGGGCAGTGGAAGCTGTCGGACCTCCGGCGCTACGGGGCCGTGCCCAACGGGTTCATCTTTGAAGGCGGGACCAGGTGTGGATTCT GGGCCGGGGTGTTCTTCCTGTCCTCCGCCGAGGGAGACCAGATCAGCTTTCTGTTCGACTGCATTGTCCGAGGCATCTCGCCCACCAAGGGCCCCTTTGGGCTGCGGCCTGTTCTTCCAG ACCCGAGCCCTGGGGGCCCTGCCCTGGAGGAAAGGGTGGCGCAGGAGGCCCTGGAAGCCCTGCAGCTGGAGAAGCGGCTCAGCCTCCTCTCTCACTCCGGCCGGCCGGGCAGCGGAG GGGACGACCGCAGCGTGTCCAGCTCGTCGTCAGAGGCCAGCCACTCGGACGTCAGCGCCAGCAGCCGGCTCACGCCGTGGCCGGAGCCGTCCTCGTCCTCGGCCAGCACGTCGCAGGAGGGCCCCGGGCTGGCGGCCGCCCAGGCCCCTGGGGACGCCGCGTCTGGCGCTGCCAGGGCCGCCCCAAAGCCACTGCGGCCGCGGCAGCTGCAGGAGGTCGGCCGCCAGAGCTCCTCGGACAGCGGCATCGCCACTGGCAGCCACTCCTCCTACTCCGGCAGCTTCTCGTCGTGCGCGGGCAGCAGCCTGGACGTGTGGCGGGCCGGCGACGAGCTCGGCTCCCTGCTCAGCCTGCCGGCGGCGGGGGCCCCAGAGCCCGGCCTGTGCGCCTGCCCACCCGGGGCAGCCGAGTACCAGGTGCCGGCCGCCCCGCGGCCGCACTACGACACGCCCCGCAGCCTGCGCCAGGCGCCCCGGGACCAGCCCCCCGCCGCGCCGGGCAGCCCCGACGGGGGCGCCGCCCGGGACTCAGGGTGTCCCCCTGGCTGGCCTGGCGAGAGACGGCGGGGACCGGCGCCAGAGGCGGCATCGGCGGGGGCCGGCGAGCCCTGGGAAGCGGGCGTCCCCCACGCCGGGCCCCCTCCCGCGCTCTTTTCCGCGTGTCCCGTCTGCGGAGGACTGAAGGTAAAGCCCCCTCCCTGA